One window of Solwaraspora sp. WMMA2056 genomic DNA carries:
- a CDS encoding AfsR/SARP family transcriptional regulator, with the protein MKWKLLGPVEVHRVDRQVRRLRPRQRAVLAYLLLNANRVVSTGHLIDAVWAHTPPRSARLQVQACVSALRQAIAINPADGPLVSEAGGYRMVVANGELDHEDFVQRVSHARSSQHAGRSEEAADQLRSALVLWRGAPLSGANGAFVAAASAALEQQRLAAIEDLADIELSLGRHASLVPELSALVSAHPLRERLASQLVLALAGAGQQARALRVYQEVKSRLAEELGLEPGSGLRAAHLGVLRQDIPGRRRVGSAPSSPVRIDGWQTSS; encoded by the coding sequence ATGAAGTGGAAACTTCTTGGGCCGGTAGAGGTGCACAGAGTCGACCGACAGGTGCGCCGGCTCCGGCCCCGACAGCGGGCTGTGCTCGCCTATCTACTGCTCAACGCCAACCGGGTGGTCTCTACCGGCCATCTCATCGATGCCGTGTGGGCACATACCCCACCGCGGAGTGCTCGGCTACAGGTGCAGGCGTGCGTCTCCGCGCTCCGGCAGGCCATCGCTATCAACCCGGCGGACGGACCGCTGGTCAGCGAGGCCGGCGGCTACCGAATGGTGGTGGCGAACGGTGAGCTGGACCATGAAGATTTCGTCCAACGGGTCAGTCACGCCCGGTCGTCCCAACACGCCGGGCGGTCCGAGGAGGCGGCCGACCAGCTCCGTTCGGCACTGGTGCTGTGGCGGGGAGCGCCGCTCAGCGGCGCCAACGGCGCCTTCGTCGCGGCTGCTTCGGCGGCCCTGGAGCAACAGCGCCTGGCGGCAATCGAGGACTTGGCGGACATCGAGTTGAGTCTCGGCAGGCATGCCTCTCTCGTCCCGGAGCTGTCCGCGTTGGTCAGTGCGCATCCACTTCGGGAGCGCCTGGCGTCGCAGTTGGTCCTCGCTCTGGCCGGGGCCGGTCAGCAGGCGCGGGCACTAAGGGTGTACCAGGAGGTGAAGTCCCGGCTCGCCGAGGAGTTGGGTCTGGAGCCCGGGTCGGGTCTGAGAGCCGCCCACCTGGGTGTGCTGCGCCAGGACATCCCCGGAAGGCGGCGAGTCGGCAGCGCGCCATCGTCACCCGTGCGGATCGATGGTTGGCAAACCTCGAGCTGA
- a CDS encoding DUF305 domain-containing protein gives MRYLTLAMAALLLLGVGWTAATLATGRTPGENSAEAGFARDMSRHHAQAVEMAMIAYAKGQDPAIRQLGYDMALTQQAQIGHMQRWLQEWNLLPTGSRPAMEWMPDGVGVDANGLMPGMATREEITRLHEAEGTEVDRLFIELMIKHHIGGVHMADGVLDASDRAEVVRLAEAMKQAQQKEINELRKLQESNG, from the coding sequence GTGCGCTACCTGACCCTGGCCATGGCCGCGTTGCTGCTGCTCGGCGTCGGCTGGACAGCCGCTACGTTGGCCACCGGGCGCACCCCGGGCGAAAATTCGGCCGAGGCCGGCTTCGCTCGGGACATGTCCCGCCATCACGCGCAGGCGGTGGAGATGGCAATGATCGCGTACGCCAAGGGGCAGGATCCGGCTATCCGGCAACTCGGCTACGACATGGCCCTGACCCAGCAGGCCCAGATCGGTCATATGCAGCGCTGGTTGCAGGAGTGGAACCTGTTGCCGACCGGCTCCCGTCCGGCCATGGAGTGGATGCCCGATGGCGTGGGGGTGGACGCGAACGGGCTGATGCCCGGCATGGCCACCCGCGAGGAGATCACCCGGTTGCACGAGGCGGAGGGCACCGAGGTCGACCGCCTGTTCATCGAGCTGATGATCAAGCACCACATCGGCGGCGTCCACATGGCCGACGGTGTGCTGGATGCCTCCGACCGCGCCGAGGTGGTCCGGCTGGCCGAGGCGATGAAACAGGCGCAGCAGAAGGAGATTAACGAGCTACGCAAGCTTCAGGAGTCCAACGGCTGA
- a CDS encoding DUF3105 domain-containing protein has translation MSISTQGGDNSRPSVVSTGKPSAGGKPKAANKAGGRPATGTSTSGKTGGAKAGAGAAKAGRPGTAGKGGKGPRKAVKAVKVSQGRSWGPIALMVAVGVLATGIIGYGAWAVSQEARSWQDRASDIAGLVNYRETDPESISNQEHRSGKIEYPHSPPVGGPHNNTWQRCLGDVYDAPIANEHALHSLEHGAVWLTYRPDLPAADVEQLASVIRGNDFMLMSPYEGLDRPISIQAWGYQLKVDNADDPRIKEFATVLAQNASMEPGVPCSSGNYTTGTGTEPREMQPSMGG, from the coding sequence ATGAGCATCAGCACCCAGGGTGGCGACAACAGCCGTCCGTCCGTGGTCAGCACCGGCAAGCCGTCGGCCGGCGGCAAGCCCAAGGCTGCGAACAAGGCCGGCGGTAGGCCGGCGACGGGCACATCGACCAGCGGCAAGACCGGCGGTGCCAAGGCCGGCGCGGGTGCCGCGAAGGCCGGGCGACCGGGCACAGCGGGCAAGGGCGGCAAGGGCCCCCGTAAGGCGGTCAAAGCGGTCAAGGTCTCCCAGGGCCGCAGCTGGGGTCCGATCGCGCTGATGGTCGCGGTCGGCGTGCTGGCCACCGGGATCATCGGGTACGGCGCCTGGGCGGTCTCCCAGGAGGCCCGCTCGTGGCAGGACCGTGCCTCCGACATCGCCGGCCTGGTCAACTACCGCGAGACGGACCCGGAGAGCATCAGCAACCAGGAGCACCGGTCCGGCAAGATCGAATATCCGCACAGCCCGCCGGTCGGCGGCCCGCACAACAACACCTGGCAGCGCTGCCTCGGCGACGTCTATGACGCGCCGATCGCCAACGAGCACGCGCTGCACAGTCTGGAGCACGGTGCGGTCTGGCTCACCTACCGTCCGGACCTGCCGGCGGCCGACGTGGAGCAGCTGGCCAGTGTGATCCGCGGCAACGACTTCATGCTGATGAGCCCGTACGAGGGCCTCGACCGCCCGATCTCCATCCAGGCGTGGGGCTACCAGCTCAAGGTCGACAACGCCGACGACCCGCGGATCAAGGAATTCGCCACCGTGCTGGCGCAGAACGCCTCGATGGAGCCGGGCGTGCCCTGCTCCTCCGGCAACTACACCACCGGTACCGGCACCGAGCCGCGCGAGATGCAGCCGTCGATGGGCGGCTGA
- the argS gene encoding arginine--tRNA ligase, which yields MTPANLAEIVRAAARSVFVDRDLDLSLLPDVVTVERPRNPEHGDYASNLALQLAKRVGTPPRELAAALAVRLGEADGIASVEIAGPGFLNIRLDSAAAGALARTVVLAGREYGRSTHLAGQRLNLEFVSANPTGPVHIGGSRWAAVGDSLARILRATGADVGTEYYVNDAGAQIDRFANSLLAAARGEPTPADGYAGAYIADIAGVLVGKHPQVRDLDDDAARELFRVEGVALMLDEIKSSMADFGTHFDTFFHEKDLHSRGELDHALARLREQGRIVERDGAVWLRTTDFGDDKDRVLRKSSGEWTYFAADCAYYLDKRERGFERIVMMLGADHHGYIGRLRAMAACFGDDPDVTLEILIGQMVNLVREGAPVRMSKRAGTVVTLEDLVESVGVDAARYALARYSSDSPIDIDVERWTRAKNDNPVFYVQYVAARTASVARNAADVGLQRGEPAAFRPELLDHDKENELLKAIGEFPAVVASAAELREPHRIARYLEELAGAYHRFYDKCRIMPLGDEEITDRHRARLWLNDATRTVIANGLDLLGVSAPERM from the coding sequence GTGACTCCCGCTAATCTCGCTGAGATCGTCCGCGCCGCGGCCCGGTCGGTCTTCGTCGATCGTGACCTCGATCTATCTTTGCTTCCCGACGTGGTCACCGTCGAGCGTCCCCGCAACCCGGAGCACGGCGACTACGCCTCGAACCTGGCGCTGCAGCTGGCCAAGCGGGTCGGCACGCCGCCGCGCGAGCTGGCCGCCGCACTCGCCGTCCGGCTCGGCGAGGCCGACGGGATCGCGTCGGTGGAGATCGCCGGCCCGGGGTTTCTGAACATCCGGCTCGATTCGGCCGCCGCCGGGGCACTGGCCCGCACCGTGGTCCTGGCCGGTCGGGAGTACGGCCGCAGCACCCACCTCGCCGGGCAGCGGCTCAACCTGGAGTTCGTCTCGGCCAACCCGACCGGCCCGGTGCACATCGGCGGCAGCCGGTGGGCCGCCGTCGGTGACTCGCTGGCCCGGATCCTGCGGGCCACCGGGGCCGATGTCGGCACCGAGTACTACGTCAACGACGCCGGTGCGCAGATCGACCGGTTCGCCAACTCGCTGCTGGCCGCCGCGCGCGGTGAGCCGACCCCGGCCGACGGCTACGCCGGGGCGTACATCGCCGACATCGCCGGCGTCCTCGTTGGCAAGCACCCGCAGGTACGCGATCTCGACGACGACGCCGCCCGGGAGCTGTTCCGGGTCGAAGGTGTCGCGCTGATGCTCGACGAGATCAAGTCGTCGATGGCCGACTTCGGCACCCACTTCGACACGTTCTTCCACGAGAAGGACCTGCACTCCCGGGGTGAGCTGGACCACGCGCTGGCCCGGCTGCGCGAGCAGGGCCGCATCGTCGAACGCGACGGCGCGGTCTGGCTGCGCACCACCGACTTCGGTGACGACAAGGACCGGGTGCTGCGCAAGTCCAGCGGCGAGTGGACCTACTTCGCCGCCGACTGCGCCTACTACCTGGACAAGCGCGAGCGCGGCTTCGAGCGGATCGTGATGATGCTCGGTGCCGACCACCACGGCTACATCGGCCGGCTCCGGGCGATGGCGGCCTGCTTCGGCGACGACCCGGACGTGACGCTGGAGATCCTGATCGGGCAGATGGTGAACCTGGTGCGCGAGGGGGCGCCGGTGCGGATGTCCAAGCGGGCCGGCACCGTGGTCACCCTGGAGGACCTGGTCGAGTCGGTCGGCGTCGACGCCGCCCGGTACGCGCTGGCCCGCTACTCGTCGGACTCGCCGATCGACATCGACGTGGAGCGGTGGACCCGGGCCAAGAACGACAACCCGGTCTTCTACGTGCAGTACGTCGCCGCCCGGACCGCCAGCGTGGCCCGTAACGCCGCCGACGTCGGCCTGCAGCGGGGCGAACCGGCGGCGTTCCGCCCGGAGCTGCTCGACCACGACAAGGAGAACGAGCTGCTCAAGGCGATCGGCGAGTTCCCCGCTGTGGTCGCCTCCGCCGCCGAGCTGCGCGAGCCGCACCGGATCGCCCGCTACCTGGAGGAGCTGGCCGGGGCGTACCACCGCTTCTACGACAAGTGCCGGATCATGCCGCTGGGCGACGAGGAGATCACCGACCGGCACCGGGCCCGGCTGTGGCTCAACGACGCCACCCGTACGGTGATCGCCAACGGCCTGGACCTGCTCGGCGTCTCCGCGCCCGAGCGGATGTGA
- the lysA gene encoding diaminopimelate decarboxylase, with protein MRAHEAGALHGDLGSRGPGWLRTPDDVNSLLPQLWPRTVTRADAGALTVGGRDVRDLAAEYGTPAYLLDEEDLRARCRDFRAAFAGQDVYYAGKAFLCRAVVRIIAEEGLHLDVCTGGELAVALSAGMPPERIGFHGNNKSVAELTRALDAGVGRIIVDSFDEIDRLTALARDRQIRPKVLVRVTVGVEAHTHEFIATAHEDQKFGFSLAGGAAFEAAARILDEGVLELRGLHSHIGSQIFDASGFEVSARRVLALQAQIRDARGVQLPELDLGGGFGIAYTTQDDPAPAHDLAKRMNKIVDSECEALRLAVPHLSVEPGRAIVGPAVFTLYQVGTVKDVDGIRSYVSVDGGMSDNIRTALYDASYSATLASRASVAPPVLARVVGKHCESGDIVVKDEFLPADVQPGDLLAVPGTGAYCRSMASNYNHVPRPPVIAVRDGAARVLVRRETEDDLLALDVG; from the coding sequence GTGCGCGCACACGAGGCCGGGGCCCTGCACGGTGACCTCGGCAGCCGGGGGCCGGGCTGGCTGCGTACCCCGGATGACGTCAACTCCCTGCTGCCGCAGCTGTGGCCGCGGACGGTGACCCGCGCGGACGCCGGGGCGCTCACCGTCGGCGGCCGGGACGTGCGGGACCTGGCCGCCGAGTACGGCACCCCGGCGTACCTGCTCGACGAGGAGGACCTGCGGGCCCGCTGCCGCGACTTCCGGGCCGCCTTCGCCGGGCAGGACGTCTACTACGCCGGCAAGGCGTTCCTGTGCCGGGCGGTGGTGCGCATCATCGCCGAGGAGGGCCTGCACCTGGACGTCTGCACCGGCGGTGAGCTGGCGGTGGCGCTGTCGGCGGGGATGCCGCCGGAGCGGATCGGGTTCCACGGCAACAACAAGAGCGTCGCCGAGCTGACCCGGGCGCTGGACGCCGGGGTGGGCCGGATCATCGTCGACTCGTTCGACGAGATCGACCGGCTGACCGCGCTGGCCCGCGACCGGCAGATCCGGCCGAAGGTGCTGGTCCGGGTCACCGTCGGGGTGGAGGCGCACACCCACGAGTTCATCGCCACCGCCCACGAGGACCAGAAGTTCGGCTTCTCGCTGGCCGGCGGGGCGGCCTTCGAGGCGGCCGCCCGGATCCTCGACGAGGGCGTGCTGGAGCTGCGCGGGCTGCACTCGCACATCGGTTCGCAGATCTTCGACGCCAGCGGGTTCGAGGTGTCCGCCCGGCGGGTGCTGGCGTTGCAGGCGCAGATCCGCGACGCCCGGGGCGTGCAGCTGCCGGAGCTGGACCTCGGCGGCGGTTTCGGCATCGCCTACACCACCCAGGACGACCCGGCACCCGCCCACGACCTGGCCAAGCGGATGAACAAGATCGTCGACAGCGAGTGCGAGGCGCTGCGGCTGGCCGTGCCACACCTGTCGGTGGAGCCGGGCCGGGCGATCGTCGGACCGGCGGTGTTCACCCTCTACCAGGTCGGCACGGTCAAGGACGTCGACGGCATCCGCAGCTACGTCAGCGTCGACGGCGGGATGAGCGACAACATCCGGACCGCCCTCTACGACGCCTCCTACTCGGCGACTCTCGCCTCCCGGGCCTCGGTGGCGCCACCGGTCCTGGCCCGCGTGGTGGGAAAGCATTGTGAGTCCGGGGACATCGTAGTGAAGGATGAATTCCTGCCCGCCGACGTGCAGCCGGGAGATCTTCTGGCGGTGCCGGGCACGGGGGCGTACTGCCGGAGCATGGCGAGCAACTACAACCATGTGCCCCGGCCGCCGGTGATCGCGGTCCGCGACGGCGCGGCCCGGGTCCTCGTCCGTCGGGAGACCGAGGACGATCTGCTGGCACTGGACGTGGGATAG
- a CDS encoding homoserine dehydrogenase: MGKPVRLALLGCGTVGAEVVRLLHEQSADLAARIGAPVEIAGIAVRRPNRSRGDLPVDPALFTTDALGLVKRDDVDVVVEVVGGIEPARTWLVEALRAGKSAVTANKALLAEDGGTLHDAAAAGGADLYYEASVAGAIPLLRPLRESLHGDSITRVTGIVNGTTNFILSGMDATGASFTEALEEATALGYAEADPTADVEGFDAAAKAAILASLAFHTRVGAADVHREGITEVSAADMASAKAMGCTIKLLCIAERGPGADGAESVSVRVHPAMIPRSHPLASVGDAFNAVFVEAVAAGQLMFYGRGAGGAPTASAVLGDIVAVARNRLAGVRAASESAYADLPIRPMGEAVTRYHISLDVADRAGVLAAVAGVFARHDVSIATVRQSGREADASLVIVTHRAPDAALAATVEELRGLDIVRSIASVLRVEGGQ, translated from the coding sequence ATGGGTAAGCCGGTACGGTTGGCGCTGCTGGGTTGCGGCACGGTGGGTGCCGAGGTGGTGCGGCTGCTGCACGAGCAGTCTGCCGACCTCGCCGCCCGGATCGGGGCACCGGTCGAGATCGCCGGGATCGCCGTACGGCGGCCGAACCGTTCCCGTGGCGACCTGCCGGTCGACCCGGCGTTGTTCACCACCGACGCCCTGGGGCTGGTCAAGCGCGACGACGTCGACGTGGTGGTGGAGGTCGTCGGCGGGATCGAACCGGCCCGGACCTGGCTCGTCGAGGCGCTGCGGGCCGGCAAGAGTGCGGTCACCGCGAACAAGGCCCTGCTCGCCGAGGACGGCGGCACCCTGCACGACGCGGCCGCCGCCGGCGGTGCCGACCTGTACTACGAGGCGTCGGTGGCCGGGGCCATCCCGCTGCTGCGCCCGCTGCGTGAATCCCTGCACGGCGACTCGATCACCCGGGTCACCGGCATCGTCAACGGCACCACCAACTTCATCCTGTCCGGGATGGACGCCACCGGTGCCAGCTTCACCGAGGCGCTGGAGGAGGCGACCGCGCTCGGGTACGCCGAGGCCGACCCGACCGCCGACGTCGAGGGCTTCGACGCCGCCGCCAAGGCAGCCATCCTCGCCTCGCTGGCCTTCCACACCCGCGTCGGCGCCGCCGACGTGCACCGGGAGGGCATCACCGAGGTCAGCGCCGCCGACATGGCCAGCGCCAAGGCGATGGGCTGCACCATCAAGCTGCTCTGCATCGCCGAGCGGGGCCCGGGTGCCGACGGCGCCGAGTCGGTCAGCGTCCGGGTGCATCCGGCGATGATCCCGCGCAGCCACCCGCTGGCCAGCGTCGGTGACGCGTTCAACGCGGTCTTCGTCGAGGCGGTCGCCGCCGGCCAGCTGATGTTCTACGGCCGGGGTGCCGGCGGGGCGCCGACCGCCAGCGCCGTGCTCGGTGACATCGTCGCGGTGGCCCGCAACCGGCTCGCCGGGGTACGCGCGGCGAGCGAATCGGCCTACGCCGATCTGCCGATCCGCCCGATGGGGGAGGCGGTCACCCGCTACCACATCAGTCTGGACGTGGCCGACCGCGCCGGGGTGCTGGCCGCCGTCGCCGGGGTCTTCGCCCGCCACGACGTGTCGATCGCCACCGTGCGCCAGTCCGGTCGGGAGGCCGACGCCAGCCTGGTGATCGTCACCCACCGTGCTCCGGACGCCGCGCTGGCCGCGACCGTCGAGGAGCTGCGCGGCCTGGACATCGTCCGGTCCATCGCCAGCGTGCTGCGGGTCGAGGGCGGCCAGTAG
- the thrC gene encoding threonine synthase, with protein sequence MWRGLIEAYRDRLPVSDTTPVITLHEGNTPLLPAPVLSDRVGADVYLKVEGANPTGSFKDRGMTMAVSKAVEEGNKAIICASTGNTSASAAAYAARAGLTCAVLVPQGKIALGKLAQALVHGAKLLQVDGNFDDCLAMASKLAQDYPVALVNSVNIFRLHGQKTAAFEIVAGLGDAPDIHCLPVGNAGNISAYWMGYVEDLEAGNATRTPKMFGFQASGAAPIVAGEVVRAPSTIATAIRIGNPASWTRALDARDTSGGLIDAVTDRDILAAYRLLAREVGVFVELASAASVAGLLQVAAAGKVPAGSTVVCTVTGHGLKDPEWAISTAPAPTTIGNDPLLAARALHLA encoded by the coding sequence ATGTGGCGGGGTCTGATCGAGGCGTACCGGGACCGGTTGCCGGTCAGTGACACCACGCCGGTGATCACCCTCCATGAGGGGAACACGCCGCTGCTGCCGGCGCCGGTGCTCTCCGACCGGGTCGGTGCCGACGTCTACCTCAAGGTCGAAGGGGCGAACCCGACCGGGTCGTTCAAGGACCGGGGCATGACGATGGCGGTCTCCAAGGCGGTCGAGGAGGGCAACAAGGCGATCATCTGCGCCTCCACCGGCAACACCAGCGCGTCGGCGGCGGCGTACGCGGCCCGGGCCGGTCTGACCTGCGCGGTGCTTGTGCCGCAGGGCAAGATCGCGCTGGGCAAGCTGGCCCAGGCGTTGGTGCACGGGGCGAAGCTTTTGCAGGTCGACGGCAACTTCGACGACTGCCTGGCGATGGCCTCCAAGCTCGCCCAGGACTACCCGGTGGCGCTGGTCAACTCGGTGAACATCTTCCGGTTGCACGGGCAGAAGACCGCCGCGTTCGAGATCGTCGCCGGGCTCGGTGACGCCCCGGACATCCACTGCCTGCCGGTCGGCAACGCCGGCAACATCAGCGCCTACTGGATGGGTTACGTCGAGGATCTCGAGGCCGGCAACGCGACGCGGACACCGAAGATGTTCGGCTTCCAGGCCTCCGGTGCCGCCCCGATCGTCGCGGGTGAGGTGGTCCGCGCGCCGTCGACGATCGCCACCGCGATCCGGATCGGCAACCCGGCGAGCTGGACCAGGGCGCTCGACGCCCGGGACACCTCCGGTGGGTTGATCGACGCGGTCACCGACCGGGACATTCTGGCGGCGTACCGGCTGCTCGCCCGGGAGGTTGGTGTCTTCGTCGAGCTGGCCAGCGCGGCGAGCGTGGCCGGGCTGCTGCAGGTCGCCGCGGCCGGGAAGGTGCCGGCCGGGTCGACGGTGGTCTGCACGGTGACCGGGCACGGCCTCAAGGACCCGGAGTGGGCGATCTCGACCGCGCCGGCGCCGACGACCATCGGCAACGATCCGCTACTCGCCGCCCGCGCGCTCCACCTGGCCTGA
- a CDS encoding MarR family transcriptional regulator, producing MTQRDELIDQIMATHRRLQLLFASDRSDPLFDAQLTVSQLKILLLLYLHGSTSGQELSQVLGVRMATVTGIVDRLVAHRLVGRREDPQDRRVRRVELTDDGRDLIDRIVTAGTERHARLLARLDTDELRTVAAAVRLLVDAAEADLAETDGAAGPSWAAGACGTASPAPPGSGQVERAGGE from the coding sequence GTGACCCAGCGGGACGAACTGATCGACCAGATCATGGCGACCCACCGTCGGCTGCAGTTGCTGTTCGCCTCCGACCGCTCCGACCCGCTGTTCGACGCACAGCTGACCGTGTCGCAGCTGAAGATACTGCTCCTGCTCTACCTGCACGGCAGCACCTCGGGTCAGGAGCTGAGCCAGGTGCTCGGCGTCCGGATGGCCACCGTCACCGGCATCGTCGACCGGCTCGTCGCCCACCGGCTCGTCGGCCGCCGCGAGGATCCGCAGGACCGCCGGGTCCGGCGGGTCGAACTCACCGACGACGGGCGGGACCTGATCGACCGGATCGTCACCGCCGGCACCGAACGGCATGCCCGGCTGCTGGCCCGGCTGGACACCGACGAGCTGCGTACCGTCGCGGCGGCGGTCCGGCTGCTGGTCGACGCCGCCGAGGCCGACCTGGCCGAGACCGACGGCGCGGCCGGTCCGTCGTGGGCGGCCGGTGCCTGCGGTACGGCGTCGCCCGCACCGCCGGGGTCAGGCCAGGTGGAGCGCGCGGGCGGCGAGTAG